In Oscillatoria acuminata PCC 6304, a single window of DNA contains:
- a CDS encoding orange carotenoid protein N-terminal domain-containing protein, translating into MTTNVTGKSQTRSQDTQNIVNEFEKLSTDDQLAVLYWIYEKMGDSITPAAPGAAEPNIAPMLMDDYYKLSDDEQLQIMRDIVERKDTVYSHAYGALSANNQLVVWYAWAVGMGDRIVDMPSDYQSTPETDRILSEIEQAEFEEQISILREIAGGMGYTAAASVPTQAETGVTPSL; encoded by the coding sequence ATGACTACTAATGTGACAGGAAAAAGCCAAACTCGTTCTCAAGACACTCAAAACATCGTTAATGAGTTTGAAAAATTGAGTACCGATGACCAATTGGCTGTGCTGTATTGGATTTATGAAAAAATGGGAGATTCCATTACTCCCGCCGCACCAGGAGCCGCCGAACCGAACATTGCACCGATGCTGATGGATGATTATTACAAGCTCTCTGATGATGAGCAACTTCAGATCATGCGGGATATTGTGGAACGGAAAGATACCGTTTATTCCCATGCTTATGGGGCTTTATCTGCTAATAATCAATTAGTCGTCTGGTATGCCTGGGCCGTGGGAATGGGCGATCGCATTGTAGATATGCCTTCCGATTACCAATCCACCCCGGAAACCGATCGCATTCTGTCTGAAATAGAACAGGCAGAATTCGAGGAGCAGATTTCAATTTTACGAGAAATTGCTGGCGGAATGGGCTATACTGCCGCTGCCTCCGTCCCCACCCAAGCTGAAACGGGTGTCACCCCCAGCTTATAA
- a CDS encoding PAS domain S-box protein yields the protein MNNPTNPQFNNRRPPHYLSPRNSPQQPSVNDLPTREADSAIGLGGQILWKADAIGTLTELNPIWQTYTGMDPEVSLAGGFLQAIHPEDRPIWRRVLSCAKTPTQLTQKRLGVAVCEMELRLLGSDSIYRWMLVQALPLGGKKGEVVGWQGTFTDIDRLKQTQLKLQEKQEFIENLIASCSEAIIAGDANGRIQIFNQAAQELYGSPEPNPAQKGLASSPTDEKLPEIADPSRSGSRFSLGNSQKNPGTVDSIPTSPETWPLWEALETETPSEQELVVTPKTGKPRIMLANSNPIFNPGGIKLGAVTLMRDITKRKQREQACFSLYAETQEEVRLLNAQLTERDRRLPLNLSNSPPTTAPESLDDSETQRLPRIENEEDFAQLFQTLELITPYHIAGLLWDQSGELQGVMNCHRLLADSLWEHLERLLLRAFPDQTWRSPSPEAVVWSIALPEGEDCEIPVTELGSLLLFPVIGKCEPQKVGLLFVIAEGRSALNGYELGLLEGIIQQASETLKKLSPECWDHSTEDPGNTRGDRLAPSPQNSTPDLVTGAGESDRHSQGNRDRRSAVSASQQPTRKKLGDRPQSVSAFLSRPSQETDISQPQNRTEKSPLLDGSEPISLNPNSKPTAQDGSECVSSYFGASPAPQNCSNPHENPTPENPRVQQNYQGRDRESLHDSVYYRTEMEGGSSPGKISASAISKGPANPQGSRETMGEEGILIYDADGILTTCNPSAERILGLSVQELVGRSYQDAGYSSIFPDGSTVESSRHPVAITFETGEPQFQTILGICKPEDTLTWVSLNLQPLFDNDFEDPDRYPCTVIVFLQEIANFTETEEPPRDLNDPQYQFIVEQSQDLIARHSPEGLYLYASSASRSLLGYEPDELVGQSIYGFVHPDDVMAVNRFFDPLTEESSKDRVTYRHRCKNGAYIWLETTLGAAHHSSLGREYEAIAVSRDITPRKEKEEKVTLLNQDLERLVRKQSLQLENARQLKDELLLREQLARKVAEAAKTLLSTERQRIAESRSFLAEATTLLTASLDYQTTLENLARLLVPRFADWCVINVMENGTRPLGSSEGNYRCVTVACLDPLKQSTVWALQNRYPVNGEGRYSYLQQLTEIRRSQSRSDWGERQNGTEFCFGISDDELAAVAQDPEHLELLRSLDCQAYLWVPICFGDRTFGSILLVRGNQPNSRRLRLEGDAAYSQSDLSLVEDLVRRGAMTLEKAILYREARETGENLRKTVCILGERQRQLRTLQQLANLLNQRIADLPRLLQLMVEAVCEAIPKAQFCLIVLHDRQQDHLELMATAGTGTQNLPIGIPLKTKDSLLSEVFATGQSLLRCHSLDGLTSDSETEILRGELPACVYAVPIESARAGRLGVLAVGNWEDLTAFEVEDLRQMVTAVGEQAAIAINNARSLEILEDRDQLLQAQNHTLACQNQELEAKRQQIERQNSQLREASRLKSEFLATMSHELRTPMNSILGFSQVLLRGRRHPLAPQQKQMVERILNNGKHLLALIDDILDLSKIEAGHSELKLEKFELDLLVSATCEELRIFAQHKNLTLQFNSHLEDPVVVGDRLRLRQVVTNLISNAVKFTASGGVEVSVSSPSPDWVEILVKDTGIGIPPEQLNHIFEAFRQGDQTTTREYSGTGLGLAICDSLVRLMKGTISVKSQLNEGSTFSIQIPRVISEVD from the coding sequence ATGAATAACCCTACCAATCCTCAATTTAATAATCGCAGACCTCCCCACTATCTAAGCCCTCGCAACTCACCGCAGCAACCCTCGGTAAACGATTTACCCACTCGGGAAGCAGATTCAGCGATTGGTCTGGGGGGACAAATCCTGTGGAAAGCAGATGCGATCGGGACCCTGACTGAATTAAACCCGATTTGGCAAACCTATACGGGGATGGACCCGGAGGTTTCCTTAGCCGGGGGCTTTTTACAAGCCATTCACCCGGAAGATAGACCGATTTGGCGTCGGGTATTATCCTGCGCAAAAACCCCTACCCAGCTCACCCAAAAACGCTTAGGGGTGGCGGTTTGCGAAATGGAACTGCGCTTGTTAGGAAGCGACAGTATCTATCGATGGATGCTCGTCCAAGCCCTTCCCCTTGGCGGTAAAAAGGGCGAAGTGGTGGGATGGCAGGGAACTTTTACAGATATCGATCGCCTCAAGCAAACCCAACTCAAACTCCAAGAAAAACAAGAATTTATAGAAAATCTGATTGCCTCTTGTTCGGAGGCGATTATTGCCGGGGATGCCAATGGCAGGATCCAAATTTTTAATCAGGCGGCACAAGAATTATATGGATCACCCGAACCGAACCCTGCGCAGAAGGGCTTAGCATCGAGTCCAACCGATGAGAAACTCCCAGAGATAGCCGACCCCTCCCGTTCAGGGAGTAGGTTTTCTCTCGGTAATTCCCAGAAAAACCCGGGGACTGTCGATTCGATCCCCACTTCCCCGGAAACCTGGCCCCTATGGGAAGCCTTAGAGACGGAAACGCCATCAGAGCAAGAATTAGTGGTTACTCCTAAAACGGGGAAACCTCGGATCATGCTGGCCAATAGTAATCCTATTTTCAACCCGGGGGGCATCAAATTAGGGGCGGTGACCTTGATGCGGGATATTACGAAACGGAAACAGCGAGAACAAGCCTGTTTTAGTCTCTATGCAGAAACTCAGGAAGAAGTTCGTCTGCTGAATGCTCAACTGACTGAACGCGATCGCCGATTGCCCCTGAATCTCTCCAATTCCCCCCCGACAACGGCCCCGGAATCCCTCGATGATTCGGAGACTCAAAGACTGCCGAGAATAGAAAACGAGGAGGATTTCGCCCAACTCTTCCAAACCCTAGAGTTAATTACCCCTTATCATATCGCCGGTCTGCTTTGGGACCAGTCGGGGGAATTGCAAGGGGTGATGAATTGCCATCGCCTCCTGGCTGATTCCCTCTGGGAACATTTAGAACGGTTACTGCTGAGAGCATTTCCGGATCAGACTTGGCGATCGCCTTCCCCGGAAGCGGTGGTTTGGTCCATTGCTTTACCGGAAGGGGAAGACTGTGAAATCCCAGTTACGGAACTGGGGTCCCTGCTCCTATTTCCGGTGATTGGGAAGTGTGAGCCTCAGAAAGTGGGACTGCTATTTGTCATCGCTGAAGGGCGATCGGCTTTGAATGGCTATGAACTAGGTTTGCTAGAAGGGATCATCCAGCAAGCCTCAGAAACCCTGAAAAAGCTGTCTCCAGAGTGCTGGGATCACTCCACAGAGGACCCGGGAAATACCCGGGGCGATCGCCTTGCACCCTCACCCCAGAACTCAACCCCAGACCTCGTAACGGGAGCCGGAGAGAGCGATCGCCATAGCCAAGGCAATCGCGATCGCCGTTCCGCTGTCTCCGCATCCCAGCAACCTACAAGGAAGAAACTCGGCGATCGTCCGCAGTCTGTTTCTGCCTTCTTATCCCGTCCTTCCCAAGAGACTGATATTTCACAACCCCAGAACCGGACGGAAAAATCTCCGCTTCTGGATGGGAGTGAACCGATCTCCTTGAACCCGAACAGCAAACCCACTGCACAAGACGGCTCAGAATGTGTTTCCTCGTATTTTGGAGCTTCACCCGCTCCCCAAAACTGCTCGAACCCCCACGAGAACCCAACCCCAGAGAATCCAAGGGTCCAGCAAAACTATCAAGGTAGAGATAGGGAATCCCTTCACGATAGCGTTTACTACCGCACCGAGATGGAAGGGGGTAGTTCCCCAGGAAAAATCTCAGCATCTGCCATCAGTAAGGGACCCGCTAATCCTCAAGGGTCCCGCGAAACAATGGGGGAGGAAGGAATTCTCATTTATGATGCCGATGGGATTCTCACCACCTGCAATCCTAGTGCAGAACGAATTTTAGGCTTAAGCGTTCAGGAGTTGGTGGGCCGCTCCTATCAAGATGCTGGCTATTCAAGTATCTTCCCAGACGGTTCAACCGTTGAAAGCAGTCGCCATCCCGTCGCCATTACCTTTGAGACTGGAGAACCCCAATTTCAGACCATTTTGGGGATTTGCAAACCCGAAGACACTCTTACCTGGGTCTCCCTAAACCTTCAGCCCTTATTTGATAACGATTTTGAGGACCCCGATCGCTATCCTTGTACCGTCATTGTCTTCCTCCAGGAGATTGCCAATTTTACAGAGACTGAAGAACCTCCGAGGGACCTTAACGACCCCCAATATCAGTTCATCGTCGAACAGTCTCAGGACTTAATCGCTCGGCATAGTCCCGAGGGACTCTATCTGTATGCCTCTAGCGCCAGTCGTTCCCTGTTGGGATATGAACCCGATGAACTGGTGGGACAAAGTATTTATGGGTTCGTTCATCCCGATGATGTGATGGCGGTGAACCGCTTCTTTGATCCCTTAACCGAGGAATCCTCTAAGGACCGGGTCACCTATCGCCATCGGTGTAAAAATGGGGCCTATATTTGGTTGGAAACGACCCTCGGAGCGGCCCATCACTCTAGTTTAGGAAGGGAATATGAAGCGATCGCAGTTTCCCGCGATATTACCCCACGCAAGGAGAAGGAAGAAAAAGTTACCCTACTCAATCAGGACCTAGAGCGCTTAGTCCGCAAGCAAAGTCTCCAACTCGAAAATGCCCGACAACTCAAAGATGAATTGCTCCTGCGCGAACAGTTAGCCCGCAAAGTGGCGGAGGCAGCCAAGACCCTCCTGAGTACGGAACGCCAGCGCATTGCAGAATCCCGCTCCTTTTTAGCAGAAGCAACCACCCTACTCACCGCATCTCTGGATTACCAAACCACCCTGGAGAATTTGGCGAGACTGCTGGTGCCTCGGTTTGCCGATTGGTGCGTGATCAATGTCATGGAAAATGGCACTAGACCTCTCGGGTCCTCAGAGGGAAACTATCGTTGTGTAACCGTGGCTTGTTTGGACCCCTTGAAGCAATCGACAGTTTGGGCCTTACAAAATCGCTACCCGGTGAATGGGGAGGGTCGGTACAGCTATTTACAACAACTGACCGAGATTCGCCGCTCCCAATCGCGCTCAGACTGGGGAGAACGGCAGAATGGGACGGAGTTTTGTTTTGGCATTTCTGACGATGAACTAGCCGCAGTCGCTCAGGATCCAGAACATCTGGAACTGTTGCGATCGCTGGATTGTCAGGCGTATCTCTGGGTGCCGATCTGCTTCGGCGATCGCACTTTTGGCTCCATTCTCCTCGTGCGCGGCAATCAGCCGAATTCTCGTCGTCTTCGTTTAGAAGGAGATGCCGCCTATAGCCAAAGTGACCTGTCTCTCGTTGAAGATTTGGTCCGTCGCGGTGCCATGACCCTGGAAAAGGCCATCCTCTACCGGGAAGCTCGGGAAACGGGAGAAAACCTCCGCAAAACAGTCTGCATTTTAGGAGAACGGCAGCGCCAATTGCGGACCCTCCAACAGTTGGCCAATTTGCTCAATCAGCGGATTGCTGACTTACCCCGGTTGTTACAACTGATGGTAGAAGCGGTCTGCGAGGCTATCCCCAAGGCCCAGTTTTGCCTGATTGTCCTGCACGATCGCCAACAGGATCATCTGGAATTAATGGCCACGGCAGGCACAGGTACCCAAAATTTACCCATCGGAATCCCCTTAAAAACCAAGGATTCTTTACTGTCCGAGGTGTTTGCGACGGGTCAGTCTCTGTTGCGATGCCATTCTCTCGATGGACTGACTTCCGATTCCGAGACCGAAATTCTCCGTGGGGAGTTACCCGCTTGTGTCTATGCGGTGCCAATTGAGTCGGCGCGAGCAGGGCGTCTGGGGGTACTCGCTGTGGGCAATTGGGAAGATTTGACAGCTTTTGAGGTGGAGGACCTTCGTCAAATGGTCACGGCGGTGGGCGAACAAGCGGCGATCGCCATTAATAATGCCCGCTCTCTCGAAATTTTAGAGGACCGGGATCAACTGTTACAAGCTCAAAATCATACTCTGGCTTGTCAAAATCAGGAACTAGAGGCCAAACGTCAACAGATTGAACGTCAGAACAGCCAACTGAGGGAGGCATCTCGTCTCAAATCGGAGTTTTTAGCTACCATGTCTCATGAACTGCGGACTCCGATGAATTCAATTCTGGGCTTTTCTCAGGTCCTTTTGCGGGGACGCCGCCATCCCTTGGCACCTCAGCAAAAACAAATGGTGGAACGAATCCTCAATAATGGCAAGCACTTACTGGCTTTAATTGATGATATCCTCGACTTGTCTAAAATTGAGGCCGGTCATTCTGAACTTAAGCTAGAAAAGTTTGAATTAGATTTATTAGTCAGTGCCACCTGTGAGGAATTGCGAATTTTTGCCCAACACAAGAATTTAACGTTGCAGTTTAATTCCCATTTGGAAGATCCAGTGGTGGTGGGCGATCGCCTACGGTTGCGACAGGTGGTTACCAATTTGATCTCGAATGCGGTTAAGTTTACCGCCTCGGGCGGGGTGGAAGTTTCAGTCTCCAGTCCCTCCCCCGATTGGGTGGAAATTTTGGTCAAAGATACCGGCATCGGTATCCCTCCCGAACAGCTTAATCATATTTTTGAAGCGTTCCGCCAAGGGGATCAAACCACCACTCGCGAATATTCGGGGACCGGCTTAGGGTTAGCGATCTGTGACTCTTTAGTTCGCCTGATGAAGGGGACGATTTCGGTAAAAAGTCAGCTTAATGAAGGTTCGACTTTCTCCATTCAAATCCCTCGCGTTATCTCCGAAGTTGATTAG
- a CDS encoding response regulator transcription factor: MSEIRVALVEDHDLTRIGIRTALQQSDGIVVVGDAANGTSGLKLLMDTKPDIGIVDIGLPDIDGIEVTQRLQQAQAAQGQNPKTKILILTFQDNEDAVLAAFAAGADSYCMKDISFEELLGVVRLTYEGNSWIDPAIAGIVLKQARTTNAQPTLGSQKKETVTIKAPEPEYSQIIEAYPLTERELEVLELIVQGYNNAEISEKLYITVGTVKTHVRNILNKLCANDRTQAAVLALRSGLVG, encoded by the coding sequence ATGAGTGAAATTCGCGTTGCTTTAGTTGAAGACCATGACCTGACTCGGATAGGAATCCGAACGGCTTTGCAACAATCTGATGGAATCGTCGTTGTCGGGGATGCCGCCAACGGCACTTCGGGATTGAAATTGCTGATGGATACAAAGCCAGATATTGGGATTGTTGATATTGGGTTACCGGATATTGATGGAATTGAAGTGACCCAGCGACTGCAACAAGCACAAGCGGCTCAAGGGCAGAATCCTAAAACCAAAATCTTGATCTTGACCTTTCAGGATAATGAAGATGCGGTTCTGGCGGCATTTGCTGCCGGTGCAGATTCTTACTGCATGAAGGATATTAGCTTTGAGGAATTGTTGGGAGTGGTTCGCCTCACCTATGAAGGTAACTCGTGGATTGATCCGGCGATCGCCGGAATTGTCCTCAAACAGGCCCGCACGACGAATGCCCAACCCACCCTAGGCTCTCAGAAGAAAGAAACGGTAACCATTAAGGCTCCGGAACCGGAATATAGCCAGATTATCGAAGCCTATCCTCTGACAGAACGAGAACTAGAAGTTTTAGAACTGATTGTACAAGGATACAATAACGCTGAAATTTCCGAAAAACTGTACATCACTGTGGGTACGGTGAAAACTCACGTTCGGAATATATTAAACAAGCTCTGTGCGAATGACCGCACTCAAGCTGCTGTTTTAGCGTTGCGCTCTGGATTAGTGGGATAA
- a CDS encoding DJ-1/PfpI/YhbO family deglycase/protease: MSNNNSHPTPRIAILIEEGFEDSEFKVPYTAFQQAGAKVSVLGSGMNQTYQGQQGKVSIQPDGTTTEARAQNFDAVIIPGGSAPDKMRTNPNTIAFVKEAAALGKLIAAVCHGPQVLIEADLLRGRRATGFISIRKDMENAGATYIDEAVTTDGTLICSRQPGDLAIFTTAILSRLNLSISDQSLPDRNDSSAEWWQLAQAWGGSTRQEIINGLNQAMAGERYSQKAFKHYAEITTDSATRLVLLEIGEEKVSHIELLESRLRTLGEQLFLPAMAAGAFASFMNVLPAGDDMSILRQALGDIQTGVIDCFQLQVQFTDPVSTMIFSSIERDLAKAERRLARLYQERVGLNAPEPAQPTTPAGIV, encoded by the coding sequence ATGTCTAATAATAACTCACATCCCACACCCCGAATCGCCATCCTGATTGAAGAAGGATTTGAAGATTCAGAATTTAAAGTGCCTTATACAGCCTTTCAACAAGCCGGGGCTAAAGTCTCTGTACTCGGGTCTGGGATGAATCAAACCTATCAGGGGCAACAAGGGAAAGTCTCCATCCAACCTGATGGGACCACCACCGAAGCCCGCGCTCAAAACTTCGATGCTGTGATCATTCCCGGGGGTAGCGCACCGGATAAAATGCGAACCAACCCTAACACGATCGCCTTCGTTAAAGAAGCGGCTGCCTTGGGCAAATTAATCGCTGCCGTCTGCCACGGACCGCAAGTCTTAATCGAAGCCGACTTACTGCGGGGACGTCGTGCCACCGGCTTTATCTCCATCCGCAAAGACATGGAAAATGCCGGTGCCACCTATATTGACGAGGCTGTAACCACCGATGGTACCCTAATTTGCTCTCGGCAACCGGGAGATTTAGCCATTTTCACCACCGCCATTCTCTCTAGGCTGAATTTGAGCATTTCCGACCAATCCCTGCCCGATCGCAACGACAGTTCAGCAGAATGGTGGCAACTTGCCCAAGCCTGGGGAGGATCAACCCGTCAGGAAATTATCAATGGATTAAACCAGGCAATGGCGGGAGAACGCTATAGCCAAAAAGCCTTTAAACATTATGCTGAAATCACCACCGATAGCGCGACTCGATTGGTGCTGTTGGAGATTGGGGAAGAAAAAGTCAGTCATATCGAACTCTTGGAAAGCCGCCTGAGAACTTTGGGAGAACAACTGTTTTTACCGGCAATGGCCGCTGGGGCTTTTGCTTCTTTCATGAACGTTTTACCGGCTGGAGATGACATGAGCATTTTGCGTCAAGCCTTGGGGGATATTCAAACCGGGGTGATTGACTGTTTCCAATTACAAGTCCAGTTTACTGACCCCGTGTCCACGATGATTTTTAGTAGCATTGAACGGGACCTAGCTAAGGCAGAGCGACGCTTGGCACGTCTGTACCAAGAACGGGTCGGCTTGAATGCACCAGAACCGGCCCAACCGACTACGCCAGCAGGAATTGTTTAA
- a CDS encoding Dps family protein: MTATLGMSAQSQNPISVNIGIDDSTREEIAQGLSRVLADSYTLYLKTHNFHWNVTGPLFSTLHLMFEEQYQELALAVDEIAERIRALGFPAPATYGKFSNLTSIEENEGIPEAEEMIRLLVQGQETVVRTSREMLALLEKANDQPTLDLLTKRMQIHEKNAWMLRSMLAG; encoded by the coding sequence ATGACAGCTACCCTTGGAATGTCTGCCCAAAGTCAAAATCCGATCAGCGTTAATATCGGGATTGATGACAGCACCCGAGAAGAAATTGCTCAAGGGTTATCCCGCGTGTTGGCCGATAGCTATACCCTTTATCTGAAAACTCATAATTTTCATTGGAACGTTACTGGACCCCTATTTAGCACCTTGCATCTCATGTTTGAGGAGCAGTATCAAGAATTAGCCTTAGCAGTGGATGAAATTGCCGAGCGAATTCGGGCTTTGGGGTTTCCTGCTCCCGCTACATACGGGAAGTTTTCTAACCTGACTTCGATTGAAGAAAATGAGGGAATTCCCGAGGCGGAAGAGATGATTCGCTTGTTAGTCCAAGGGCAAGAAACCGTGGTCCGCACCTCCCGGGAAATGCTGGCCCTCCTAGAGAAAGCCAATGATCAACCCACCCTAGATTTGCTGACCAAGCGGATGCAAATTCATGAAAAAAATGCTTGGATGCTTCGCAGTATGTTAGCGGGTTAA
- a CDS encoding NAD(P)H-quinone oxidoreductase subunit M, whose amino-acid sequence MMLKSTTRHIRIFTAEVQDNEFAPSPDLLTLDVDPDNEFNWPEPTLQKVYRKFDELVDSYSGEDLTEYNLRRIGSDLEYYLRSLLQEGELSYNLNSRVQNYSMGLPQMVYEDQ is encoded by the coding sequence ATGATGCTCAAGTCAACGACCCGTCACATTCGGATTTTTACCGCCGAGGTGCAAGATAATGAATTTGCTCCGAGTCCCGACTTATTAACCCTTGACGTGGATCCGGACAATGAGTTTAACTGGCCTGAACCGACGTTACAGAAGGTTTATCGCAAGTTTGATGAACTGGTGGATTCTTACAGCGGGGAAGATTTAACGGAGTACAATTTACGCCGCATCGGTTCGGATCTGGAGTATTATTTGCGATCGCTCCTCCAAGAGGGAGAACTCTCCTATAACCTCAACAGCCGAGTCCAAAACTACAGCATGGGTTTACCTCAAATGGTCTATGAGGACCAGTAA
- a CDS encoding hybrid sensor histidine kinase/response regulator → MSDPSLPPNPKTDRILVVDDSPDNVLLVKTILEEEGYDISQADSGYVALAQIDESPPDLVLLDIMMPGMDGYEVTRRIRGNKKLPFIPILLITAHDQPSVVEGLDLGADDFIRKPVELDELLARVRSLLRLKHSVDERDEIARQREDFVSRLTHDLRTPLVAADRMLTLLKQEALGPITPQMEEVFTTMVRSNQNLLKMVNTLLEVYRYEADRKNLNFSLVDMPQLIQEIIEELVPMAQEKETEIKIKYGTSVNGSGKTSGLVRGDRLELRRLMTNLVGNAIKFTDNGMIEIGITEDEARKNTGSPKWITISVADNGAGISEADQRLLFERFLPGKHKRSGSGLGLHLCKRITEAHNGTIDVQSVLGKGSVFSVRLPAWKN, encoded by the coding sequence ATGAGCGATCCCTCCTTACCTCCAAACCCAAAAACAGACCGCATCCTGGTTGTCGATGACTCTCCTGATAATGTCTTGCTTGTCAAGACAATTTTGGAAGAAGAGGGATATGACATCTCTCAAGCGGATAGCGGCTATGTTGCTTTAGCGCAAATTGACGAATCACCTCCAGATTTGGTATTGCTGGATATTATGATGCCGGGAATGGATGGCTATGAAGTCACCCGGCGGATTCGCGGTAACAAAAAGCTGCCCTTTATCCCCATTTTGCTCATCACCGCTCACGATCAACCCAGTGTAGTGGAGGGATTAGATCTCGGAGCCGATGATTTTATCCGCAAACCAGTCGAACTCGATGAACTCTTAGCGCGGGTGCGGAGTTTGTTGCGCCTCAAGCATAGTGTAGATGAGCGGGATGAAATCGCCCGTCAGCGAGAGGATTTCGTATCGAGGCTCACCCATGACTTGCGGACTCCATTAGTCGCGGCGGATCGAATGTTGACCCTCCTCAAACAAGAAGCCCTCGGACCCATCACGCCTCAAATGGAAGAAGTCTTCACCACAATGGTGCGGAGTAACCAAAATCTGTTGAAGATGGTGAATACGTTGCTGGAGGTGTATCGCTACGAGGCTGATCGCAAAAACCTGAATTTCTCATTGGTGGATATGCCCCAACTGATTCAGGAAATTATTGAGGAACTGGTGCCGATGGCCCAGGAAAAAGAGACCGAAATTAAGATCAAGTATGGGACTTCGGTCAATGGATCCGGCAAAACTTCTGGGTTAGTCCGTGGCGATCGCCTAGAACTGCGTCGTCTGATGACTAATTTAGTAGGTAATGCGATCAAGTTTACTGACAATGGGATGATCGAGATTGGCATCACAGAAGATGAGGCTCGGAAAAATACAGGAAGTCCCAAATGGATTACGATCTCGGTGGCCGATAACGGTGCTGGGATTAGTGAAGCGGATCAACGGTTATTATTTGAAAGATTTCTTCCCGGCAAGCACAAGCGATCGGGAAGTGGTTTGGGCCTACACCTGTGTAAACGAATTACCGAGGCCCATAATGGGACCATTGATGTCCAGTCAGTTCTAGGCAAAGGCAGCGTCTTTAGTGTGCGCTTACCAGCTTGGAAAAATTGA
- a CDS encoding YihY/virulence factor BrkB family protein yields MVKIKQLFRLLKLAFSGWQKDNAGRLAAALAYYTIFSLAPILIIAIAVAGVIFGQDAAQGEIVRQLQGTIGTEGAQIIETMIENTRETGSGLWATLISVGILLFGATGLFNQLQGSLNTIWNVKPKPGRGIKGIIQDRFLSFAMILTIGFLLLVSLVLSAALAAFGNYFSHLVPDMLMGLWQVLDFFLSFGVITVLFAMIYKVLPDVKIAWNDVWLGAIVTALLFVVGKTLIGLYLGNSTIGSTYGAAGSLVVLLLWVNFSAQILFFGAEFTQVYANRYGSRIVPTENAIALGDEHTHPS; encoded by the coding sequence ATGGTAAAAATTAAGCAACTGTTTAGGCTATTAAAACTAGCATTTTCAGGCTGGCAGAAAGATAATGCAGGGCGATTGGCTGCTGCCTTAGCCTATTATACCATTTTCTCCTTAGCGCCGATTTTAATTATTGCGATCGCTGTGGCGGGAGTGATCTTTGGTCAAGACGCCGCCCAAGGTGAAATTGTCCGACAACTTCAAGGCACAATTGGCACCGAGGGCGCACAAATCATTGAAACCATGATTGAGAATACCCGGGAAACCGGGTCCGGCCTGTGGGCGACCCTGATTAGTGTGGGTATCCTTCTATTTGGGGCGACGGGACTTTTTAATCAACTCCAGGGTTCTCTTAATACCATTTGGAACGTCAAACCCAAACCAGGACGGGGGATTAAAGGAATTATTCAAGACCGCTTTTTATCCTTTGCCATGATTCTCACCATCGGGTTTTTACTGCTGGTTTCCCTCGTCCTGAGTGCCGCCTTAGCTGCATTTGGAAACTACTTTAGCCATCTGGTCCCGGATATGCTCATGGGCCTGTGGCAAGTGTTAGATTTCTTCCTCTCCTTTGGGGTGATTACGGTCTTATTTGCCATGATTTATAAAGTCTTACCGGATGTCAAAATTGCTTGGAATGATGTCTGGCTAGGGGCGATCGTTACCGCCTTACTCTTTGTTGTGGGTAAAACTTTAATTGGCTTGTATTTAGGGAATAGTACGATTGGTTCGACCTACGGTGCAGCAGGTTCTTTAGTGGTTTTATTGTTGTGGGTTAACTTTTCGGCGCAAATTTTATTTTTTGGGGCCGAGTTTACCCAGGTTTATGCCAACCGCTATGGTTCTCGCATCGTTCCCACGGAAAATGCGATCGCCTTAGGGGATGAACACACCCATCCCAGTTAA